A window of Phyllobacterium sp. T1293 contains these coding sequences:
- the denD gene encoding D-erythronate dehydrogenase gives MHVLVIGAAGMVGRKLLDRIAAEDGILGGGIDKLTLVDVIEPAAPARLASISTSKAADLSDPGVAEQLIASRPDLIFHLAAIVSGEAEADFEKGYKVNLDGTRSLFEAIRLEGAKAAYRPRVVFASSIAVFGTPFPDKIGDEFFTTPLTSYGTQKAISELLLSDYSRRGFFDGIGIRLPTICIRPGKPNKAASGFFSNILREPLAGQEAILPVDENVRHWFASPRSAVGFFVHAATLDLEKVGPRRNLSMSGLSALVGEEIAALKRVAGEKAVKLIRREPDPTIQKIVAGWATDFDTRRAAALGFKAETVFDDIIKAHIEDELGGNI, from the coding sequence ATGCATGTACTGGTCATTGGCGCTGCTGGCATGGTGGGCCGCAAACTGCTTGATAGAATTGCGGCCGAAGATGGCATCCTTGGCGGTGGTATTGACAAGCTGACACTCGTTGATGTGATCGAACCGGCAGCACCCGCCCGGCTGGCAAGCATTTCCACATCCAAAGCCGCTGACCTTTCTGATCCGGGTGTCGCGGAACAGTTGATCGCCAGCCGTCCTGATCTGATCTTCCACCTTGCCGCTATTGTTTCCGGCGAGGCGGAAGCGGATTTCGAGAAGGGCTACAAGGTTAATCTGGATGGCACGCGCTCGCTGTTCGAGGCAATCCGGCTGGAAGGTGCCAAGGCAGCCTATCGTCCCCGTGTGGTTTTTGCCTCGTCGATCGCGGTATTCGGCACGCCGTTTCCCGACAAGATCGGCGACGAGTTTTTCACGACCCCGCTCACCAGTTACGGCACGCAGAAGGCGATTTCCGAACTGCTACTGTCAGATTACAGCCGCCGCGGCTTTTTCGATGGTATCGGCATCCGCCTGCCGACCATCTGTATTCGCCCCGGCAAGCCCAACAAGGCGGCATCGGGTTTCTTCTCCAACATTCTGCGCGAGCCACTGGCGGGGCAAGAGGCAATTCTGCCCGTAGACGAAAACGTGCGGCACTGGTTCGCCAGCCCGCGCTCGGCTGTCGGTTTCTTTGTGCATGCGGCAACACTTGATCTGGAAAAAGTGGGGCCGCGCCGCAACCTCTCCATGTCGGGTCTGTCAGCCTTGGTCGGTGAAGAGATTGCTGCCCTGAAGCGTGTGGCAGGCGAGAAGGCGGTGAAACTGATCCGGCGCGAACCTGATCCCACGATCCAGAAGATTGTTGCGGGATGGGCAACAGATTTCGACACGCGGCGCGCGGCAGCACTCGGCTTCAAGGCTGAGACGGTTTTTGACGACATCATAAAGGCGCATATTGAAGACGAACTGGGCGGAAACATATGA
- a CDS encoding DUF992 domain-containing protein, giving the protein MKKLILMAAAISMAFGATAYAAPHHKSKQQAHAASGPKTRLGTLSCAVDGGVGMLIGSSKAVQCKFTRTNGSVDRYTGRIGKLGVDIGITKKSYLQWIVYTAAGNRAGDGALAGNYVGVTAGASIGVGLGANALVGGTSKNFGLQPFSAEATQGLNVAAGATQLSLRSTR; this is encoded by the coding sequence ATGAAAAAACTGATTCTGATGGCCGCTGCCATTTCGATGGCTTTTGGCGCAACCGCTTACGCGGCGCCTCATCACAAAAGCAAACAGCAGGCTCATGCCGCGAGCGGCCCCAAGACGCGCCTCGGTACCCTGTCCTGCGCGGTTGATGGCGGCGTCGGAATGCTCATTGGTTCAAGCAAAGCGGTGCAGTGCAAGTTCACGCGGACCAACGGTTCCGTTGATCGATATACCGGGCGTATTGGCAAGCTGGGTGTGGATATCGGCATCACCAAGAAATCCTATCTGCAGTGGATTGTTTATACAGCTGCCGGTAATCGGGCAGGTGATGGCGCCCTTGCGGGCAATTACGTTGGTGTGACGGCTGGTGCCTCCATCGGCGTTGGATTGGGTGCTAATGCGCTTGTTGGCGGAACGTCGAAGAATTTTGGTCTGCAACCTTTCAGCGCCGAAGCGACCCAAGGCCTCAACGTTGCCGCCGGTGCAACGCAATTGTCGCTGCGTTCTACCCGCTAA
- a CDS encoding LacI family DNA-binding transcriptional regulator: protein MPRKRNAHRNPDTPTLADVARLAGVSDITASRVVRSKGPIADTTRARVLAAIAELGYIPNRAAGSLASSASTLMSVLLPSLSNIVFPDVLRGIHTALTETAFQPVIGVTDYDPMIEERILLSFLAWQPAAVILAGLHHTATARRHLEHGRFRVAELMDIDGDPVDIAVGMSHWQAGYDTGKHLVQRGYRRFGYVGHTIAGDDRARARYDGLRAALKDAGLLLIAEERVLGPSSTMAGRHLLETILRKAAGLDVVVFPNDDMAMGGIFHCIHAGITPKEQLGIFGFNGLDIGQAMPMPLSTILSKRFLIGKTAAEKLLESRERPAEKTIINTGYDIIEGATA, encoded by the coding sequence ATGCCACGCAAACGCAACGCGCACCGGAACCCCGACACACCGACATTGGCGGATGTGGCGCGCCTTGCAGGTGTCAGCGACATCACCGCCTCGCGGGTGGTGCGCAGCAAGGGGCCAATAGCGGATACCACAAGGGCCCGGGTTCTCGCTGCCATTGCCGAACTTGGCTATATCCCCAACCGCGCTGCAGGCAGCCTCGCCTCGTCAGCTTCCACTCTGATGAGTGTGCTTCTGCCTTCGCTATCCAATATTGTATTTCCCGATGTGCTGCGCGGCATTCACACGGCTCTGACCGAGACGGCATTTCAGCCGGTCATTGGTGTCACCGATTATGATCCGATGATCGAAGAGCGCATTCTTCTTTCGTTTCTGGCGTGGCAACCGGCGGCGGTGATCCTTGCGGGTCTGCACCACACCGCGACAGCGCGGCGGCATCTGGAGCATGGACGTTTCCGCGTTGCCGAACTTATGGATATCGACGGTGATCCGGTCGATATTGCTGTGGGCATGTCGCATTGGCAGGCAGGCTATGACACCGGAAAGCATCTGGTACAACGTGGTTACAGGCGTTTTGGCTATGTGGGTCATACCATCGCCGGGGATGACCGCGCCCGCGCCCGTTATGATGGCCTGCGAGCAGCGCTGAAAGACGCCGGTCTGTTGTTGATTGCCGAAGAGCGGGTTCTTGGACCAAGCTCGACCATGGCTGGCCGTCATCTGCTGGAAACAATACTGCGCAAGGCAGCCGGTCTCGATGTGGTTGTATTTCCAAATGACGATATGGCGATGGGCGGCATCTTCCATTGCATCCATGCGGGTATCACACCTAAGGAGCAACTGGGCATTTTCGGCTTCAACGGCCTTGATATCGGGCAGGCAATGCCGATGCCATTGTCGACGATCCTTTCCAAACGCTTTCTGATCGGCAAGACTGCGGCGGAGAAACTTCTGGAAAGCCGCGAACGCCCGGCGGAAAAGACCATTATCAATACCGGCTATGACATCATAGAAGGAGCGACCGCATGA
- a CDS encoding DMT family transporter produces the protein MSKQVQGYVFLTLAMVLVGSTVIASKIIAVGLPPFTATALRFAVAFPVFLILMRMTRTGWPKLDRRAWVLLVLQAGAGSVGYTTLLISGLKLTSATDAGVIIGTLPVVSAAIAILILGERPHRFTLIAIVLATAGVVSIAFRPGESGMHSLVGNALIFAAVICEGLFILLNKRLRTPIPPLALSTLMTGLGLAVAAVPAVFETPLAVGMSAASFWAVIYYAIVPTVGGFLLWYAGAARVSGAEASLFTAVAPVSAVLFAVILLAEPVSRNQIIGIACVLLAVMGLGLQSLKTIKSV, from the coding sequence ATGTCAAAACAGGTTCAAGGTTATGTGTTTCTGACACTGGCTATGGTGCTGGTCGGAAGCACTGTGATTGCCAGCAAGATCATCGCGGTGGGATTACCACCATTCACAGCGACAGCGCTTCGCTTTGCGGTTGCCTTTCCCGTGTTCCTGATACTCATGCGAATGACCAGAACGGGTTGGCCGAAGCTTGACCGGCGAGCCTGGGTATTACTTGTGCTGCAGGCGGGTGCGGGCAGCGTCGGCTATACAACACTCCTGATATCGGGCCTGAAACTGACATCGGCGACGGATGCTGGCGTGATTATCGGGACATTGCCCGTTGTATCAGCTGCCATTGCCATTCTCATTCTGGGTGAGCGGCCGCATCGCTTTACCCTCATAGCGATTGTACTGGCCACGGCAGGCGTGGTTTCCATCGCCTTCCGGCCGGGAGAAAGCGGAATGCATTCGCTTGTTGGTAATGCCCTGATCTTTGCCGCCGTCATCTGCGAGGGTCTGTTTATCCTGCTCAACAAACGCCTCAGAACACCCATTCCACCACTGGCCCTATCAACACTGATGACCGGTCTTGGACTGGCGGTGGCCGCAGTACCAGCTGTCTTCGAGACGCCTTTGGCGGTCGGCATGAGCGCCGCTTCATTCTGGGCGGTGATCTATTATGCCATCGTCCCGACGGTCGGCGGCTTTCTTCTCTGGTATGCAGGCGCCGCGCGGGTCAGCGGTGCCGAAGCCTCCCTCTTTACCGCCGTGGCCCCTGTCTCGGCTGTACTTTTCGCCGTTATATTGCTCGCAGAGCCCGTCAGCCGAAACCAGATTATCGGTATTGCCTGCGTGCTTCTGGCGGTTATGGGCCTTGGCCTGCAATCCTTGAAAACCATCAAATCCGTTTGA
- the glpD gene encoding glycerol-3-phosphate dehydrogenase gives MATDKIYDVFVIGGGINGCGIARDAVGRGYSVFLAEMNDLASGTSSGSTKLIHGGLRYLEYYEFRLVRESLMEREVLWAAAPHIIWPMRFVLPHHAGLRPAWLLRLGLFLYDHIGGRKKLPATRTLDMTRDPAAKPLKSLYTKAFEYSDCWVNDARFVALNARDAADRGAVIHTRSKVISAHRDADSWTLTVQDMLTGATEEVRSRLVVNAAGPWVDEVLTGVVGINNAHNVRLVQGSHIVVRKKFDDPRAYFFQNTDGRIIFAIPYEQDFTLIGTTDQDYHGNPAEVKITDAEIDYLCAAASEYFVEPVKRDDVVWTYSGVRPLYDDGASKAQEATRDYVLKTDAPDGKAPLLNIFGGKITTYRRLSEHMLEKIEEQLGKKGKPWTATGTLPGGDFPATAFDAELQKLKADYPFLEARHARRLFRLYGTKARVLLGKATSLADLGQLFGADLYEAEVRYQIAHEWAVTAQDVLWRRTKMGLHLSADEAAALDRFMDGAVDRRSRVAAE, from the coding sequence TTGGCAACGGACAAGATCTACGACGTCTTCGTGATCGGCGGTGGCATCAATGGATGCGGCATTGCCCGGGATGCGGTTGGCCGTGGCTATTCTGTTTTCCTCGCAGAGATGAATGATCTGGCCAGTGGCACGTCGTCCGGCTCCACCAAGTTGATCCATGGCGGTCTGCGCTATCTGGAATATTACGAGTTCCGGTTGGTGCGTGAATCATTGATGGAGCGCGAAGTGCTATGGGCTGCCGCGCCGCATATTATCTGGCCGATGCGCTTTGTCCTGCCGCACCATGCGGGCCTGCGCCCGGCCTGGCTGCTTCGTCTGGGCCTGTTCCTTTACGATCATATCGGCGGCCGCAAGAAACTGCCTGCGACCCGCACCCTTGATATGACCCGCGATCCGGCAGCCAAGCCACTGAAGTCACTTTATACCAAGGCTTTTGAATATTCCGATTGCTGGGTCAATGATGCGCGCTTTGTTGCGCTGAATGCCCGTGATGCTGCCGATCGCGGTGCTGTCATTCATACACGTTCGAAGGTTATATCAGCCCATCGTGACGCTGATAGCTGGACCCTGACTGTGCAGGACATGCTGACGGGTGCGACCGAAGAGGTTCGCTCGCGCCTTGTTGTCAATGCTGCTGGCCCTTGGGTTGACGAAGTTTTGACCGGTGTCGTCGGTATCAATAATGCCCATAATGTCCGTCTTGTTCAGGGCAGCCACATTGTCGTGCGCAAGAAGTTTGATGATCCTCGCGCCTATTTCTTCCAGAACACCGATGGCCGTATCATTTTTGCCATTCCCTATGAGCAGGATTTCACGCTTATCGGCACGACGGATCAGGACTATCATGGCAATCCGGCCGAGGTGAAAATCACCGATGCCGAGATTGATTATCTCTGCGCTGCCGCCAGCGAATATTTCGTCGAGCCGGTGAAGCGCGACGATGTGGTCTGGACCTATTCCGGCGTGCGCCCGCTCTATGATGACGGCGCATCGAAGGCGCAGGAAGCCACCCGCGATTATGTTTTGAAAACGGATGCGCCAGACGGCAAGGCACCGCTTCTCAATATATTCGGCGGCAAGATCACCACATATCGCCGATTGTCCGAACACATGCTGGAAAAGATTGAAGAGCAGCTCGGCAAGAAGGGCAAGCCCTGGACGGCCACCGGAACGCTTCCGGGCGGTGATTTCCCGGCAACTGCATTCGACGCCGAATTGCAGAAGCTGAAGGCGGATTATCCGTTTCTTGAGGCGCGTCATGCCCGTCGCCTGTTCCGCCTTTATGGCACGAAGGCGCGCGTTCTTCTGGGCAAAGCGACATCATTGGCTGATCTTGGACAGCTTTTCGGTGCGGATCTGTACGAGGCCGAAGTGCGCTACCAGATCGCGCATGAATGGGCTGTCACCGCACAGGATGTGTTGTGGCGTCGGACGAAAATGGGATTGCATCTTTCCGCCGATGAGGCAGCTGCGCTCGACCGTTTCATGGACGGTGCAGTTGATCGGCGGAGCAGGGTGGCGGCTGAATAG
- the ltnD gene encoding L-threonate dehydrogenase, with protein MSSAARIAVIGLGSMGLGMARSALRAGHIVVGCDVNPASLQMLAAAGGKTAATPALAAVGADIVAVVVVNAEQTKTVLFGENGAIHALKPGSVIISSATLSPTDAKDFAARAAEHQVLYLDAPISGGAAKAGEGRLTVMASGSADAFQAARTALDAMAETVYELGNEAGIGSSFKIVNQLLAGVHIAAACEAITFAKRLDLDISKVFEVISKSAGNSWMFENRIPHVLAGDYSPKSAVDIFTKDLGIVSDIGRQQKFPLPVASAALQLFLMTSASGMGRDDDASVARLYANITGLELPAPTTEQTDVTAV; from the coding sequence TTGAGTTCAGCAGCAAGGATTGCGGTGATAGGTCTTGGCTCGATGGGCCTTGGCATGGCGCGCTCGGCGCTGCGTGCCGGACATATCGTTGTCGGTTGTGATGTCAATCCGGCTTCCTTGCAGATGCTTGCCGCCGCTGGCGGAAAAACCGCCGCAACACCCGCACTTGCAGCAGTGGGTGCTGATATTGTTGCGGTGGTTGTCGTCAATGCAGAGCAGACAAAAACTGTCCTGTTTGGGGAAAACGGCGCAATCCATGCGTTGAAACCGGGCAGCGTCATCATATCATCCGCAACGCTTTCCCCCACGGACGCCAAAGATTTTGCTGCCCGAGCAGCCGAACATCAGGTGCTTTATCTCGACGCGCCCATCAGCGGTGGAGCGGCAAAGGCCGGTGAAGGTCGCCTGACCGTCATGGCCTCCGGTTCCGCTGATGCGTTTCAGGCCGCCCGCACTGCCCTCGACGCCATGGCCGAGACTGTCTACGAACTTGGCAATGAGGCCGGGATTGGCTCTTCCTTCAAGATCGTCAACCAGTTGCTTGCCGGTGTGCATATCGCAGCCGCCTGCGAGGCGATTACCTTTGCCAAGCGGCTCGATCTCGACATCAGCAAAGTGTTCGAGGTGATCTCGAAATCAGCAGGAAATTCCTGGATGTTCGAGAACCGCATTCCGCATGTGCTCGCCGGGGATTATTCGCCAAAAAGCGCTGTCGATATTTTCACCAAGGATTTGGGTATCGTTTCGGATATTGGCCGCCAGCAGAAGTTTCCGCTGCCGGTGGCAAGCGCGGCTCTCCAATTATTCCTGATGACTTCGGCATCGGGCATGGGGCGGGATGATGATGCATCCGTGGCACGGCTTTACGCCAACATTACCGGACTGGAGCTTCCGGCCCCAACAACCGAACAGACTGACGTCACTGCTGTTTGA
- a CDS encoding DUF523 domain-containing protein, whose product MTAKILVSACLLGRPVRYNGSAKTLAHPLLAQWLAEGRVVSTCPELAAGFSIPRPPAEIGEGETGDEVLSGTARVVDINGRDVTDLYITGAHSALALARANDCRFALLIDGSPSCGSGFIYDGSFAGKKHPGTGVTAALLRANGIEVFSDTEIEALAARI is encoded by the coding sequence ATGACAGCCAAAATCCTCGTCAGTGCCTGCCTGCTTGGACGCCCTGTCCGCTACAACGGGTCTGCCAAGACATTGGCTCACCCCTTACTGGCGCAATGGCTGGCAGAAGGCCGCGTGGTGTCGACATGTCCCGAACTTGCCGCCGGTTTCAGTATTCCCCGCCCTCCCGCCGAGATCGGAGAGGGTGAAACCGGAGATGAGGTTTTGTCCGGAACCGCGCGCGTGGTCGATATCAATGGCCGTGATGTAACCGACCTCTATATTACCGGAGCACACTCTGCTCTTGCGCTGGCACGCGCGAATGACTGCCGTTTCGCATTGCTTATTGACGGCAGTCCATCCTGTGGAAGCGGTTTTATCTACGATGGAAGTTTCGCTGGTAAGAAACATCCGGGAACGGGTGTAACGGCAGCGCTGCTTCGCGCGAATGGGATCGAAGTTTTCTCGGATACCGAGATTGAAGCGCTGGCTGCACGGATATGA
- a CDS encoding DoxX family protein, whose protein sequence is METTGQATVISNKALWGGRILSGLVIAFLIFDFGIKLVPLDIVLKSLAELGYPDTVAMGRGLGILLMICTVLYAIPRTSILGAILLTGYLGGAIATQLRVGNPLFSHLLFGVYLGLMVWGGLYLRDPRVRALIPFRGMDD, encoded by the coding sequence ATGGAAACGACCGGACAGGCAACAGTGATCTCGAACAAGGCATTATGGGGAGGCCGGATTCTCAGTGGCCTTGTTATCGCATTTCTTATTTTCGACTTTGGCATCAAACTAGTGCCACTCGATATCGTGCTCAAATCTTTGGCGGAACTGGGCTATCCCGATACCGTAGCCATGGGGCGCGGGCTTGGTATTCTGCTGATGATCTGCACAGTGCTTTACGCCATCCCGCGCACCTCAATTCTTGGTGCCATTTTGCTGACCGGTTATCTTGGTGGGGCCATTGCCACCCAGCTTCGGGTTGGCAATCCGCTGTTCAGCCATTTGCTGTTCGGCGTGTATCTCGGCCTCATGGTCTGGGGCGGGCTTTATCTGCGCGATCCACGCGTTCGCGCCCTCATTCCATTCCGCGGAATGGATGATTAA
- a CDS encoding AraC family transcriptional regulator: MLKGQFQILRCEVAGVDAVAAVTKHSFPRHTHEQYGIGVIHQGAQKSHSGRGMVEAGSGDLITVNPGEVHDGAPIGDAGRAWKMLYFDPHVINNAAKEMNEAGAKPDEFPRPVIGNTYLANAFEQLFAAMTNEHPIASTLLREELLLNLLAGVFREADDPVQQQAIPKAIRRARTMIDDQPDLAVTLADLAKEAGLSRFQLLRGFARATGLTPHAYLMQRRIDLARRMIAGGSTLAQAAIASGFADQSHMTRTFVRKYGISPGAYAAAMI; this comes from the coding sequence ATGCTGAAAGGACAGTTCCAGATATTGCGGTGTGAAGTTGCAGGCGTTGATGCCGTTGCGGCTGTAACGAAGCATAGTTTTCCGCGCCACACGCACGAGCAGTATGGCATTGGTGTCATCCATCAGGGTGCGCAGAAATCCCATAGCGGCCGAGGTATGGTGGAGGCCGGTTCTGGCGATCTCATCACCGTCAATCCCGGCGAAGTGCATGATGGAGCGCCCATCGGTGATGCCGGACGCGCATGGAAGATGCTCTACTTCGACCCGCATGTGATTAACAATGCGGCCAAGGAAATGAACGAGGCTGGCGCGAAACCGGACGAATTCCCCCGGCCAGTCATCGGCAACACTTACCTCGCAAATGCATTCGAACAGCTTTTTGCCGCCATGACCAATGAACACCCCATCGCATCCACCCTTCTGCGCGAAGAACTTCTGCTGAACTTATTGGCTGGCGTATTTCGTGAGGCGGATGATCCAGTCCAGCAGCAGGCAATACCCAAAGCCATTCGCCGCGCCCGGACTATGATTGATGATCAGCCTGATCTCGCGGTGACTTTGGCTGACCTGGCCAAAGAAGCTGGTCTAAGCCGCTTTCAGCTGCTGCGCGGCTTTGCCCGCGCTACCGGCCTCACGCCCCACGCTTATCTGATGCAGCGCCGGATTGATCTTGCCCGCCGGATGATTGCAGGGGGATCGACGCTCGCGCAAGCCGCCATTGCCAGCGGCTTTGCCGACCAGAGCCATATGACGCGAACTTTCGTGCGCAAATATGGCATATCACCCGGCGCCTATGCCGCGGCGATGATCTGA
- a CDS encoding DeoR/GlpR family DNA-binding transcription regulator, with product MFLPPRHAEILEMAKEHGRVLVDDLAVHFNVTPQTIRKDLNDLCDQRLLSRIHGGALFPSGIQNLEYEARRLIAASEKEAIGRAAAALIPDNASLFVNIGTTTEAVGQALLDRKGLMVITNNINVANRLRVYPDIEVVIAGGVVRGSDGGIVGEAAVDFIRQFKVDFAVIGTSAIDHDGALLDFDFREVKVAQAIMANARHVILVSDSTKFERTAPVRMGHLSQVNTFITDRCESEAIRAICAEADVRLIETSF from the coding sequence ATGTTCCTGCCGCCCAGACATGCCGAAATTCTGGAAATGGCCAAAGAACATGGCCGCGTGCTTGTGGACGATCTTGCCGTTCATTTCAACGTTACACCCCAGACTATCCGTAAGGATCTGAATGATCTGTGTGATCAGCGGCTTCTAAGCCGCATCCATGGGGGTGCGCTGTTTCCTTCGGGCATCCAGAATCTTGAATATGAGGCGCGTCGTCTGATTGCAGCCAGCGAGAAAGAAGCCATTGGCCGTGCCGCCGCTGCGCTTATTCCTGATAATGCGTCGCTGTTCGTTAATATCGGGACGACGACCGAGGCCGTGGGGCAGGCATTGCTGGATCGCAAAGGCTTGATGGTTATTACGAATAATATTAATGTTGCCAATCGGTTACGTGTCTACCCAGATATTGAGGTGGTCATCGCGGGCGGGGTTGTGCGTGGGTCCGATGGGGGTATTGTCGGTGAGGCGGCAGTGGATTTTATCCGCCAGTTCAAGGTGGATTTTGCTGTCATTGGCACGTCGGCAATCGATCATGACGGCGCGCTGCTCGATTTCGATTTCCGCGAGGTCAAGGTGGCGCAGGCGATCATGGCCAACGCCCGGCATGTGATTTTGGTTTCCGACTCCACCAAATTCGAGCGGACAGCGCCGGTTCGTATGGGGCATCTGTCGCAGGTCAACACCTTCATCACAGACCGATGCGAAAGCGAGGCCATCCGCGCTATTTGTGCGGAAGCGGACGTCAGGCTGATCGAAACTTCGTTCTGA
- the otnC gene encoding 3-oxo-tetronate 4-phosphate decarboxylase: MTAILSEQTRLRDEIVSVGASLFNRGLTSGSTGNISARLSNGELLMTPTNVSLGTLDPARLSRFTAEGVHVDGDKPTKEAFLHRCMYCEQAQANAVVHLHSTHSVAVSILAHLNPNDVLPPLTAYYVMRVGALPLVPYYAPGDEALALAVSERAKKHHAVLLANHGPVVAGKTLQDAQYAIEELEETAKLFLLLHGHRIRPLTSDQVAALKRI; encoded by the coding sequence ATGACCGCGATCCTGTCCGAACAGACCAGACTGCGCGATGAGATTGTTTCGGTCGGCGCGTCTCTGTTCAATCGCGGCCTTACATCGGGTTCAACAGGCAATATCAGTGCTCGGCTTTCGAATGGCGAACTACTGATGACACCCACCAATGTTTCGCTGGGAACGCTTGATCCGGCGCGGCTATCCCGCTTCACCGCAGAAGGCGTGCATGTCGATGGTGACAAGCCGACGAAGGAAGCTTTCCTGCATCGTTGCATGTATTGCGAACAGGCGCAGGCCAATGCGGTGGTGCATCTTCACTCCACCCATTCGGTGGCGGTCAGCATCCTTGCTCACCTTAATCCGAACGACGTATTGCCACCCCTGACTGCCTATTACGTCATGCGCGTCGGCGCCCTGCCTCTTGTTCCCTATTATGCACCCGGCGATGAGGCATTGGCCCTTGCCGTCAGCGAACGAGCCAAAAAGCACCATGCGGTTCTTCTCGCCAACCACGGACCGGTTGTAGCGGGAAAGACGCTGCAGGATGCGCAATATGCCATTGAGGAACTGGAAGAGACGGCCAAGCTCTTCCTGCTTCTGCATGGCCATCGAATCCGCCCACTCACATCAGATCAGGTCGCCGCGCTCAAACGGATTTGA
- a CDS encoding NAD(P)/FAD-dependent oxidoreductase: MAKPKNVVVVGAGIIGASIAWHLARQGAAVTVVAEKSGGVATPASFAWINASWGNPEFYFRFRRYAMEGWQRLAKELPDIGVNWCGSICWDMSLEDMETYATQYGRWGYGIRRINGDDVAAQEPYLSQVPEIALRIAEEGVVEPVAAAQRMLAGAQARGARLLYGANAGALLQEGNRITGVATTFGAMQADHVVLAAGAGAAALAKTAGVTLPIETPPGLIVHSKPTEKRLNGLVLAPELHMRQTAEGRIIAGADFGGRDPGEDPQAAADGLFAKLKTMLKGVDDLELDFLTVGYRPTPKDGFPIIGKVETHEGLSVAVTHSGVTLAPAIGLLLSKEILSGKPEERLTPFRLSRFAE, encoded by the coding sequence GTGGCAAAACCAAAGAATGTAGTTGTGGTCGGCGCTGGAATTATCGGCGCCTCCATTGCCTGGCATCTGGCGCGGCAGGGTGCCGCCGTAACAGTTGTTGCCGAGAAAAGTGGCGGCGTTGCCACGCCCGCATCCTTCGCATGGATCAATGCCAGTTGGGGTAATCCTGAATTCTATTTCCGTTTTCGTCGTTATGCGATGGAGGGATGGCAGCGTCTGGCAAAAGAACTGCCTGATATTGGGGTCAATTGGTGCGGCAGTATTTGCTGGGATATGTCGCTTGAGGACATGGAAACCTATGCGACGCAGTATGGGCGCTGGGGTTATGGTATCCGGCGCATCAACGGCGACGATGTTGCAGCGCAGGAGCCCTATCTTTCTCAGGTGCCTGAGATTGCCCTGCGCATTGCGGAAGAAGGTGTGGTCGAACCGGTCGCGGCGGCTCAACGCATGTTGGCGGGCGCGCAGGCACGTGGAGCGCGATTGCTTTATGGGGCAAATGCCGGAGCGCTACTACAGGAGGGCAACAGAATTACCGGCGTCGCCACAACATTTGGCGCAATGCAAGCCGATCATGTGGTGCTTGCAGCGGGAGCAGGGGCGGCTGCGCTGGCAAAAACAGCGGGTGTCACGCTTCCCATCGAGACGCCGCCGGGTCTGATCGTGCATTCCAAACCCACGGAAAAGCGGCTGAATGGCCTCGTCCTCGCGCCGGAACTGCATATGCGCCAGACGGCGGAAGGCCGGATCATCGCGGGTGCCGATTTCGGTGGGCGTGACCCCGGCGAAGACCCGCAGGCAGCGGCGGACGGCCTCTTTGCAAAACTGAAAACAATGCTGAAGGGCGTTGATGATCTGGAGCTGGATTTTTTAACTGTCGGCTATCGGCCAACTCCAAAAGATGGGTTTCCAATCATCGGCAAGGTTGAAACCCATGAGGGGCTTTCTGTTGCCGTCACGCATTCTGGCGTTACACTGGCTCCCGCTATTGGCTTGCTGCTGTCGAAGGAAATCCTGTCAGGCAAGCCGGAGGAAAGGCTCACGCCTTTCCGGCTTTCGAGGTTTGCAGAATAA